In Sulfuracidifex metallicus DSM 6482 = JCM 9184, a single window of DNA contains:
- a CDS encoding Rid family detoxifying hydrolase, translated as MKEIIYTEKAPKPIGPYSQAVKVGDSLYVSGQLPIDQEGKMPSNIKEQTEQSLKNVKAILEEAGYMMSDVVMSLVYITDMGKFSEFNEVYSKYFPPEEKPPARITVEVKGLPKGALIEIGVIAQKA; from the coding sequence ATGAAAGAAATCATTTATACAGAAAAGGCTCCTAAGCCTATAGGTCCGTATTCTCAAGCCGTCAAAGTAGGGGATTCCCTGTACGTCTCTGGCCAGCTTCCCATAGATCAGGAGGGAAAAATGCCGTCTAACATAAAGGAACAGACTGAACAGTCACTTAAGAACGTTAAGGCTATCCTAGAAGAGGCTGGATACATGATGTCAGACGTTGTCATGTCCTTAGTTTACATCACGGATATGGGAAAGTTCTCAGAGTTCAACGAAGTTTACTCAAAGTATTTCCCTCCAGAGGAAAAACCTCCAGCTAGGATTACAGTAGAAGTTAAGGGTCTTCCTAAAGGAGCCCTCATAGAAATAGGAGTTATAGCTCAAAAGGCTTAG
- a CDS encoding protein kinase, protein MQFVVVKDGNKYLFDNGNVTTYDGKLKVKGNVIGYVVTIDENKVRQTSIPVMVPSNEVVDVRLIAYTPELGFIFEGNDAVFLYTGKIDSPVLNGMYQIIYGVPVLRGSKQSILNAAKDPKIAEYVLRFYKDQDLMKEAFSTLASNGECGKVVSFYKELKVTDPEISLIVAPCLEKVGEELEALKIYSFFSEEKYRELEARLRAKANSLIDNFYSTRNSKYLLEALKVLPTYDAPSLALGWHYFEKKDYEHAKENFEEAVRKRSTFHNMVMLAWSYIHLNEYKKAFEVIEKAEKIKRNAGSAYVKGLALEGMNASSMAEREFMFACREGVIEACNKFKPYKLFVPDVFDPSSWVGYVMYGYEIKGVLGTGGMGYVLLADKNGKSFAMKVMKKDYTFVEMLYEVAKMQEISKRSDNLVRVYASFLDENWTDYFSSPPTIVMEYMQGGDLRDVLVNEEYSALRHSVKWPQVVALIFSRIARGVIDVHKEGYVHCDIKPSNILFNKKLPKMGEDAMKALLGYEVVPKLSDLGSALKAGIPAVHYTPYYAHPMQRFGMNVDYQFDVYSFTVSLYVALTNNFPFSEWAENEIEEAVKDRSKRETILREFYELNPRLDYVPQEFHEIITKGLKGETTMEEIVKELDSVLTYDYGIEVPWNNSRNSLTVF, encoded by the coding sequence GTGCAATTCGTTGTCGTTAAGGACGGTAACAAGTATCTCTTTGATAACGGTAACGTAACAACTTACGATGGAAAATTGAAGGTTAAAGGAAACGTAATAGGGTACGTAGTAACGATTGACGAAAATAAGGTTAGACAAACGTCAATTCCTGTGATGGTTCCTAGCAATGAGGTAGTAGACGTAAGGTTAATTGCTTACACGCCGGAGCTGGGGTTCATCTTCGAAGGGAATGACGCAGTGTTCCTCTATACAGGGAAAATTGACTCTCCAGTATTGAACGGAATGTATCAGATCATATATGGTGTTCCTGTGCTAAGGGGTTCCAAACAATCCATCCTAAATGCGGCAAAGGATCCGAAAATAGCAGAATACGTTCTCAGATTTTACAAGGATCAAGACCTGATGAAAGAGGCATTCTCAACCCTTGCTTCTAACGGAGAGTGTGGTAAAGTTGTCAGTTTCTATAAGGAACTGAAGGTGACAGATCCCGAAATTTCTCTCATAGTAGCTCCATGTCTTGAGAAGGTAGGAGAAGAACTTGAAGCGTTGAAGATATATTCTTTCTTCTCCGAAGAGAAATATAGAGAACTTGAGGCTAGGCTCAGGGCTAAGGCTAACTCGTTGATTGACAACTTTTACTCCACTAGGAACTCAAAGTACCTCCTTGAGGCATTAAAGGTACTACCAACATATGATGCACCCTCTCTAGCTTTGGGCTGGCACTACTTCGAGAAGAAGGATTACGAACACGCTAAGGAAAACTTTGAGGAGGCAGTTAGAAAGAGATCCACGTTCCATAACATGGTTATGCTAGCTTGGTCTTATATACATCTCAATGAGTATAAGAAAGCCTTTGAGGTAATTGAGAAGGCAGAGAAGATCAAGAGAAATGCAGGTTCAGCATATGTGAAAGGTCTTGCACTTGAGGGCATGAATGCATCGTCTATGGCGGAAAGGGAATTTATGTTTGCATGTAGAGAAGGCGTAATAGAGGCGTGTAACAAGTTTAAACCTTACAAGTTATTCGTTCCTGACGTCTTTGATCCGTCGTCTTGGGTAGGTTATGTAATGTATGGGTATGAGATAAAGGGTGTTCTAGGAACCGGAGGCATGGGTTACGTGTTGCTGGCCGACAAGAACGGTAAATCATTTGCAATGAAGGTAATGAAAAAAGACTACACATTTGTGGAAATGCTTTACGAGGTAGCGAAAATGCAGGAGATTTCAAAAAGGTCAGACAATCTAGTGAGGGTTTACGCGTCATTCTTGGACGAGAACTGGACGGATTATTTCTCTAGTCCGCCTACCATAGTGATGGAGTATATGCAAGGAGGAGACTTGAGGGATGTATTGGTTAATGAGGAATATTCAGCATTGAGACATTCCGTTAAGTGGCCTCAGGTAGTGGCTTTGATATTCTCAAGGATAGCTAGAGGAGTAATAGATGTCCATAAGGAGGGTTACGTTCACTGCGACATAAAGCCCTCCAATATACTCTTTAATAAGAAATTGCCGAAGATGGGTGAGGATGCTATGAAGGCTCTTTTAGGTTACGAAGTAGTTCCTAAACTTTCTGACTTAGGTTCTGCCCTTAAGGCTGGAATTCCCGCGGTACACTATACTCCTTACTATGCTCATCCTATGCAGAGGTTCGGGATGAATGTAGACTATCAATTTGACGTGTATTCGTTTACCGTATCGCTTTACGTGGCTTTGACCAACAATTTTCCGTTCTCGGAGTGGGCAGAGAACGAAATTGAGGAAGCCGTGAAGGACAGATCTAAGCGGGAGACTATACTGAGGGAATTCTACGAATTGAATCCCCGCTTAGACTACGTCCCTCAAGAGTTTCATGAAATTATAACCAAGGGGCTAAAGGGAGAAACTACAATGGAGGAGATAGTCAAGGAACTTGATTCAGTCCTTACATATGATTACGGAATCGAGGTTCCTTGGAACAACTCCAGAAATAGCCTAACTGTTTTCTAA
- a CDS encoding emp24/gp25L/p24 family protein, whose amino-acid sequence MNNRRGLVGKLVGVIILILAIGAILFVVPIPHTVSYNISKEIPAGKEYDFSLDIPKGSTVYINLSVSGGVNTIFFNIVSPNGSVTRIGLVNSMSYQFTSYGGDYTFQINNGISLFTKNVTGTMVIHEDTPLLSYDTLAQKI is encoded by the coding sequence ATGAACAATAGAAGAGGGTTAGTGGGAAAGCTAGTAGGCGTAATAATTCTAATTCTAGCAATAGGAGCTATACTATTTGTAGTACCTATACCCCATACGGTATCCTACAACATTTCCAAAGAAATACCTGCAGGTAAAGAATATGATTTTTCTCTAGACATACCGAAGGGTTCGACTGTTTACATTAATTTAAGTGTATCTGGAGGAGTGAATACCATATTCTTCAACATAGTATCCCCTAATGGTTCGGTTACAAGGATAGGTCTAGTTAACTCCATGTCTTATCAGTTTACATCTTATGGAGGCGATTATACTTTTCAGATAAATAACGGAATTTCACTCTTCACCAAGAACGTAACAGGCACAATGGTTATTCACGAGGACACTCCGCTTCTTAGCTACGACACTTTAGCGCAGAAAATTTAA
- a CDS encoding NAD-dependent epimerase/dehydratase family protein, whose amino-acid sequence MRYLLVGHGFISTHLAEYLSSRHEVKVTYRNMNPVKEEYAHLLEGKAELIRTEVGKEEFAKLVEWSDAVISLVGEIQGDEEKLRKANVEVPVSIAKLVSKSKKVMVHLTGMLGYVGNNVKPEVPHLNNLNPETPFERTKAEAERELMKIAKENDFPLILIRPTLVYGRYGAHVQFITMYKMAKRGIIPSLPFSFNSISANDLAKVIESSVDGKETTYFYATECEPVNVTRFFELMREGLGKNGGLRLPIPGSVAKVVLPSYVRSLLKYTKSTFDCSTCKNIVKDLRFRENEIVENAKFLHHLEIKKILIPT is encoded by the coding sequence ATGAGATATCTATTAGTAGGTCACGGGTTCATTTCGACGCATTTAGCTGAATATCTATCCAGTAGGCACGAGGTAAAGGTGACCTACAGAAACATGAACCCTGTAAAGGAGGAATATGCTCACTTACTGGAAGGAAAGGCTGAACTTATAAGAACTGAGGTAGGCAAAGAGGAATTCGCTAAACTAGTTGAATGGAGCGACGCAGTGATAAGTCTAGTAGGTGAGATTCAAGGCGATGAGGAGAAACTAAGGAAGGCCAACGTTGAAGTTCCAGTATCAATTGCTAAGTTGGTATCTAAGAGCAAGAAAGTTATGGTTCACCTTACTGGAATGCTGGGATATGTTGGTAATAACGTAAAGCCTGAAGTACCTCATTTGAACAACCTAAACCCAGAGACTCCATTCGAGAGAACTAAGGCTGAAGCTGAAAGGGAATTAATGAAAATAGCCAAGGAAAACGACTTTCCGCTAATCCTAATTAGACCTACCTTAGTGTACGGTAGATACGGAGCTCACGTGCAATTTATAACTATGTATAAAATGGCTAAAAGGGGGATAATTCCATCCTTGCCCTTCTCATTTAATTCAATAAGCGCAAATGACCTAGCAAAGGTAATAGAGAGTTCGGTGGATGGCAAAGAAACTACATACTTCTACGCCACCGAATGTGAACCAGTAAACGTTACAAGGTTCTTCGAGCTTATGAGGGAGGGACTTGGTAAAAATGGTGGATTAAGGCTTCCGATACCTGGATCTGTAGCTAAGGTGGTTCTTCCCAGTTACGTAAGGTCACTACTAAAGTATACTAAATCCACCTTCGATTGTTCCACTTGTAAAAACATAGTGAAAGATCTGAGATTTAGGGAAAACGAAATAGTAGAGAACGCTAAGTTTTTACACCATTTGGAAATCAAGAAGATATTGATACCAACATAA
- a CDS encoding glycosyltransferase family A protein translates to MLIVYKPTPNDHTPDVLKPFSRELNMSIIEQTEGGIDDAMNLIFQNATGDILLTTDDDEIPDENWVNDHVLFHERYPNGGAFRGRVKRKSSDVGRRVKFKGLRRLIYSDYSSDFKEYIGYLTVFGLPYDRSDNASPRKGEVMKTITLTYENSSFKRKVYNDFRVPGYSLRGFHGEDLISLHAIKKGFFTGEIDGGWTEEIERTQFGVTNESLSTPTSIRGRLGLIAEHFLFPYGAYLEGFTPRRLWLLKPLLSTIRDPLRREASILGLTLAQDAISKRLEPKTVRKMLKSSLDSLYSKFNI, encoded by the coding sequence TTGTTGATTGTATATAAGCCGACTCCTAACGACCATACCCCTGACGTTCTAAAGCCTTTCTCAAGGGAGCTTAACATGAGCATTATAGAACAAACTGAGGGAGGAATCGATGACGCCATGAACTTGATATTTCAGAACGCAACAGGGGATATATTGCTAACGACAGATGACGATGAAATCCCGGACGAAAATTGGGTCAATGATCACGTTTTATTTCATGAAAGATATCCAAACGGTGGAGCGTTCAGGGGTAGGGTAAAAAGGAAGAGTTCAGATGTTGGGAGGAGAGTGAAATTCAAGGGATTAAGGAGATTAATCTATTCAGATTACTCTAGCGATTTCAAGGAATATATAGGTTACCTAACTGTCTTCGGTTTACCTTATGATAGAAGTGATAACGCCTCTCCACGTAAAGGTGAAGTGATGAAAACAATCACTCTAACTTATGAAAACAGTTCGTTTAAGAGAAAAGTTTACAATGACTTTAGGGTACCTGGCTATTCCCTTAGGGGCTTTCATGGAGAGGATCTAATTTCACTTCATGCCATAAAGAAAGGATTCTTCACCGGGGAGATAGATGGAGGCTGGACAGAGGAGATAGAAAGAACTCAATTTGGTGTCACTAACGAATCTTTGTCTACGCCTACTAGCATTAGGGGAAGATTAGGTCTGATAGCTGAACACTTCCTCTTTCCTTACGGGGCATACTTGGAGGGCTTTACACCGAGAAGGTTATGGCTATTAAAACCTCTGTTATCAACTATAAGGGACCCGTTAAGGAGGGAAGCTTCAATTTTAGGCCTTACCTTAGCTCAAGATGCAATTTCAAAACGTTTAGAACCTAAAACCGTCAGGAAGATGCTTAAGTCCTCATTAGATTCATTGTATTCTAAATTCAATATATAA
- the rtcA gene encoding RNA 3'-terminal phosphate cyclase, whose protein sequence is MIEIDGSFGEGGGQILRTLLTLSALTGTPFRLYNIRRNRPNPGLQRSHLSSVNAVSQISNAQVRGNYLNSTELEFIPHEIEDVNLQVDVGSAGSITLVLQSVLPLILNRRSSIYLKGGTDVPKSPTMDYFRYVFLGALRRVGIEGKTEIKKRGYYPKGGGEVHVSEFRGGREFSLLEMGEVTDAFAISHVTSLPLSIAEREANAAFQVLSSRFQVHKETREDIGIGNGTSTLVFLEGGGIIGSDSLGALGKRAEDVGKEAANNVLMDFLTEAAVDSYLSDMLMVYSSIFGGEYKGARLTCHARTNAEIIRKFGLKVEIAGNSPFFFRIKEPLVF, encoded by the coding sequence TTGATTGAGATAGATGGGTCTTTCGGTGAAGGTGGGGGACAGATTCTGAGGACTTTGTTGACCCTTTCAGCCCTTACAGGAACGCCATTTAGACTATACAATATCAGGAGAAATAGGCCCAACCCGGGATTACAAAGAAGTCACTTATCTTCAGTTAATGCTGTATCTCAAATCTCTAATGCCCAAGTCAGAGGAAACTACCTTAATTCCACAGAACTGGAATTCATTCCTCACGAAATAGAAGATGTTAACCTTCAAGTAGACGTTGGTAGCGCAGGTAGCATTACGTTGGTATTGCAAAGCGTTTTGCCATTGATTCTCAATCGTAGGTCTTCCATCTACTTGAAGGGAGGCACAGACGTACCTAAATCTCCTACAATGGATTACTTTCGTTATGTCTTCTTAGGAGCCCTCAGAAGGGTTGGGATAGAGGGTAAAACAGAAATAAAGAAAAGGGGATATTATCCAAAAGGAGGAGGCGAAGTTCACGTCTCCGAATTTAGGGGAGGAAGGGAATTCTCGCTCTTAGAGATGGGAGAAGTCACCGATGCATTCGCGATTTCCCACGTAACCTCCTTACCTTTGAGTATAGCAGAAAGGGAGGCAAATGCAGCGTTCCAAGTACTTTCAAGTCGTTTTCAAGTTCACAAAGAGACGAGAGAAGATATAGGTATTGGCAATGGAACTTCAACATTGGTTTTTCTTGAGGGAGGAGGAATAATTGGATCAGATTCTTTGGGGGCTTTAGGAAAGAGGGCTGAGGACGTGGGGAAAGAGGCTGCAAATAACGTTTTAATGGATTTTCTTACCGAGGCCGCAGTGGACTCATATTTGAGCGACATGTTAATGGTTTACTCGTCCATATTCGGAGGAGAGTACAAGGGTGCAAGGCTCACGTGCCATGCTAGGACTAACGCAGAGATCATAAGGAAGTTTGGGTTGAAAGTAGAAATCGCAGGAAACTCACCCTTCTTCTTTAGGATAAAGGAACCTCTTGTCTTTTGA
- a CDS encoding DNA polymerase IV (Dpo4; involved in translesion DNA polymerization; belongs to Y family of polymerases; does not contain proofreading function), which yields MRRKRILFVDLDYFYAQVEEVINPSLRGKPVAVCVFSGRNEDSGAVATSNYEARKLGIKAGIPIAMAKRLSNDVILLPMRKDLYKGISDKIMGYLSTLGTTEVASIDEAYVDLGEITLEEAFKLAKEVKERIFKDHGLKVSIGVASNKVFAKVACEMGKPDGLVVLDDEKEEKLRSEIEVSEIPGIGPVLREKLNELGVNKLGDMKNLDEYKLRKVLGEAKAQYLISLANGTYDEPVKVRQRKHQGRYVTLKRNTRDPNEIKPYLFRAVDEAFAKASGALPMEIHVVAIMEDIDIVSRSRTFKHPISKDEAYNTCYKLLLDILREDKRQVRRIGATLGKLKKVDGSLDKFFDFKLDGNSV from the coding sequence ATGAGGAGAAAAAGGATTCTCTTCGTTGATTTAGATTACTTCTACGCTCAAGTGGAAGAAGTCATCAACCCTTCCCTAAGAGGGAAGCCAGTTGCAGTATGTGTCTTCTCGGGCAGAAATGAAGATAGTGGCGCAGTTGCCACTTCAAATTACGAAGCCAGGAAGCTAGGAATAAAGGCTGGGATTCCAATAGCTATGGCTAAGAGGCTCAGTAATGATGTTATACTTTTGCCCATGAGGAAGGACCTTTACAAGGGCATATCAGATAAAATCATGGGTTATCTATCAACTCTGGGAACAACTGAGGTAGCTAGCATAGATGAGGCATACGTTGACTTGGGCGAAATTACGTTGGAAGAAGCCTTCAAACTTGCCAAGGAAGTCAAGGAAAGGATATTCAAGGATCATGGGTTAAAAGTAAGCATAGGAGTGGCCAGCAATAAGGTCTTTGCTAAGGTAGCTTGTGAAATGGGTAAACCTGACGGATTGGTTGTCCTTGACGACGAAAAGGAGGAAAAGCTAAGGAGCGAAATAGAGGTAAGCGAAATCCCCGGGATTGGTCCAGTTCTTAGGGAAAAGCTAAACGAACTTGGGGTAAACAAGTTAGGTGACATGAAAAACTTAGACGAGTATAAGTTGAGGAAAGTTCTAGGCGAAGCCAAGGCACAGTATCTCATATCATTGGCAAATGGAACTTACGATGAGCCCGTTAAGGTCAGGCAAAGGAAACATCAAGGTAGGTACGTAACTCTCAAGAGAAACACTAGGGATCCCAACGAGATCAAGCCCTATCTCTTCAGGGCAGTAGACGAAGCCTTCGCCAAGGCGTCTGGAGCTTTGCCTATGGAAATCCACGTTGTAGCCATCATGGAGGATATAGATATAGTAAGCAGAAGCAGAACTTTCAAACATCCAATAAGCAAGGACGAAGCCTACAACACATGCTATAAATTGCTCTTAGATATACTTAGAGAGGATAAAAGGCAGGTAAGAAGGATAGGTGCAACCTTAGGCAAGTTGAAAAAAGTGGATGGATCTCTAGACAAGTTCTTCGACTTTAAATTGGATGGAAACTCCGTTTAG
- a CDS encoding carbohydrate kinase family protein, whose protein sequence is MWRLSDYRSIHLAVGKLNVDVIVKGLDQIPPPDTPVYAEDVEIVPGGAATNYSVAISRFGHSVKLLSKVGIGPTMKGIMTSLAELGVGLEYVQEEQYVQSPTLIFLRNDGSISIVRKKNSVPPITREEVNRFAGLFDVVHFASLPPQLVLRDPYAKVTSYDPGPTVREIVDPLEVDVLFVNNTEAEKLDMEKVKTRYLVVKKGKKGATVTSEVEECSVDAIQVDPVDTTGAGDVFDAAFNFGLAEEWSLEETLQFASVASGLKVTRLGGTSSPSFQEVVSFLNEKPPKVKCR, encoded by the coding sequence ATGTGGCGGCTGTCTGACTATAGGAGCATTCACTTAGCTGTAGGGAAGTTAAACGTAGATGTGATAGTGAAGGGATTGGATCAGATACCCCCTCCAGATACTCCAGTTTACGCGGAAGACGTGGAGATCGTTCCTGGAGGGGCAGCTACTAATTATTCAGTTGCCATTTCTAGATTCGGCCATTCTGTGAAACTTTTGAGCAAGGTTGGGATAGGTCCAACCATGAAGGGTATAATGACATCTCTAGCCGAGCTTGGAGTCGGTTTAGAATACGTTCAAGAAGAACAATACGTTCAAAGTCCGACATTAATCTTCCTGAGGAATGACGGCTCAATATCGATAGTTAGAAAAAAGAACTCAGTTCCTCCAATAACTAGGGAGGAGGTGAACCGCTTCGCCGGTCTGTTTGATGTGGTTCATTTCGCTTCACTTCCACCCCAACTTGTTTTGCGAGACCCTTACGCTAAGGTTACATCCTACGATCCTGGACCTACAGTCAGGGAAATCGTGGATCCCCTAGAGGTTGATGTGCTCTTCGTAAATAACACGGAGGCTGAGAAACTTGACATGGAAAAAGTGAAAACTAGATACCTCGTTGTAAAGAAAGGAAAGAAAGGAGCTACAGTAACCTCAGAAGTGGAAGAATGTTCAGTTGACGCCATCCAAGTAGATCCAGTAGATACGACTGGAGCTGGGGACGTTTTTGATGCCGCGTTCAATTTTGGTCTAGCTGAGGAGTGGAGTTTAGAGGAAACCCTTCAGTTCGCCTCAGTAGCTTCTGGGCTTAAGGTAACTAGACTAGGTGGCACTTCATCTCCTTCTTTCCAGGAGGTAGTTTCGTTTTTAAATGAGAAACCGCCTAAGGTAAAGTGTAGATGA
- a CDS encoding MFS transporter, producing the protein MDKKSGNKEEKAKELIARLNRLSSWPLPTSFILIIGVGYFFTFYDISDIGFAMPAIDQQFHLGSSLSLFIALSVGLIGYAIGSYVVGTISDYYGRFRAMILTMGLTALGSFGDAASFNVPELAIFRFITGLGLGADLNLVSTYLSELSPPNIRGKITVYSFILGILGQAITPFIALSLVPVYYDGWRYLFAIGGIIAVVALALRFELPESPRWLISRAGNLEKAEEIITRMENTVRDKMGKLNSPNIVNVDVNEKRFPTSYVFKKPYVYRLALLVTMWFFWYIGNYGFLGDATTLLSASGISISSSIGYLAVGAIGYPVGAILMALTADRFERKYVIFMDTVVWLIGMLTFSTRIPSLIYVGSFLASLALGMYLQVAYTYTAENYPTRARTSGFALTDGIGHIGGALGALFLPVLVSTYGFSFGFTFIGITGVIAGVLALLGPKASKIALEEVSA; encoded by the coding sequence ATGGATAAGAAAAGTGGAAACAAGGAGGAAAAAGCTAAGGAGCTAATTGCAAGGCTCAACAGGCTTTCTTCTTGGCCCTTACCTACTTCCTTTATTCTGATTATAGGGGTGGGCTATTTCTTCACATTCTATGACATATCTGATATAGGCTTTGCAATGCCTGCAATAGATCAACAATTCCATTTAGGTAGTTCATTATCACTTTTCATTGCGCTTTCAGTAGGGCTCATAGGATATGCAATAGGTTCCTATGTAGTTGGTACCATATCTGACTATTACGGTAGATTCAGGGCAATGATACTGACCATGGGTCTAACTGCGTTAGGTTCCTTCGGTGACGCTGCGTCATTCAACGTGCCAGAGCTTGCAATTTTCAGGTTCATAACTGGGCTAGGTCTAGGAGCGGATCTCAACCTAGTTTCAACTTATCTAAGTGAACTATCGCCTCCTAACATACGCGGAAAGATAACAGTGTATTCCTTCATATTAGGAATTCTGGGACAAGCTATTACTCCTTTCATAGCCCTTAGTTTAGTTCCTGTTTATTATGATGGTTGGAGATACTTGTTTGCAATAGGCGGTATAATAGCTGTAGTGGCATTAGCTCTCAGATTTGAGCTTCCTGAATCTCCAAGGTGGTTAATATCTAGGGCGGGCAACTTGGAGAAGGCCGAAGAGATCATAACAAGAATGGAAAATACAGTTAGAGATAAGATGGGAAAGTTAAACAGTCCCAATATAGTTAACGTTGATGTTAACGAAAAGCGTTTTCCTACGTCCTACGTATTCAAGAAACCTTATGTGTATAGATTAGCCCTTCTTGTCACAATGTGGTTCTTCTGGTACATAGGTAATTACGGCTTTCTGGGTGACGCTACAACGTTGCTGTCGGCCAGCGGGATTTCAATTTCTAGCTCTATAGGATATCTTGCAGTAGGTGCAATAGGATATCCCGTAGGCGCGATTCTTATGGCTTTAACAGCGGACCGGTTCGAAAGGAAGTATGTGATATTCATGGACACGGTGGTTTGGTTAATTGGAATGCTGACCTTCTCAACCAGAATACCTTCACTCATCTACGTAGGTTCGTTCCTAGCCTCGTTGGCATTAGGAATGTACCTTCAAGTGGCTTACACTTATACTGCTGAGAACTATCCTACCAGAGCCAGGACATCAGGTTTTGCGCTAACCGACGGAATAGGGCACATAGGAGGTGCATTAGGAGCCCTCTTTCTTCCAGTTCTGGTATCTACATATGGCTTCTCTTTCGGCTTTACCTTCATAGGTATCACTGGTGTAATAGCTGGAGTTTTGGCTCTGCTGGGTCCTAAAGCCTCTAAAATTGCTTTAGAGGAAGTATCCGCTTGA
- a CDS encoding sodium:solute symporter, producing MTSPHIDDVTLGVFIALFAVFTFLGFYGAKWRKGDLNKLGEWALAGRRLGFFFVWFLMGADLFTAYTFIAVPSAYLTTGALYFFAVPYVAWGFAVALLTMPKLHQYAKKRGFITASDFVKERFGSRTLSILVALTGTVAELPYIALQIVGMEAVLEMLFIGLTGKSPSDIIVELSLLISFIVLAAFTFASGLRGAVLTGVFKDVLIWISVIIPVVYIAVTLGGFSSAIHDTASGPITSSMINHALSAAHADKPIPYNYLIPSKDLIAAYFSLAIGSAFALYLYPHAINGSMSAEDPKKLKIGTALLPIYGIGLALITLFGLLIYAVPGAISLIYTSKDGALTVPALISYTMPDWFVGIALLGIFIGGLVPASVMAIAVANLFTRNVIGEFKQLSPSSEARVAKWISTLFKFLALGFVFTVPATYAIQLQLLGGIFITQTLPSVFLGLFTNKLEKNSTIAGWAGGIISGLMLVLYANHFKSLSTSLFATPFGLIYAALIALGINLAITLVGTALATAMGWRPKEDQLEKEIETETK from the coding sequence ATGACATCCCCACACATAGATGATGTAACACTAGGAGTTTTCATAGCTCTTTTCGCGGTCTTCACTTTCCTCGGTTTTTATGGTGCTAAGTGGAGGAAGGGAGATCTTAATAAGCTGGGAGAATGGGCTCTAGCAGGAAGAAGGCTAGGTTTCTTCTTCGTATGGTTCTTAATGGGTGCAGACTTATTTACAGCTTACACTTTCATAGCAGTACCTTCGGCTTATTTAACGACTGGAGCGTTGTATTTCTTTGCAGTACCTTACGTAGCATGGGGTTTTGCAGTCGCTCTACTTACAATGCCAAAGCTACATCAATATGCTAAGAAGAGAGGCTTCATAACCGCCTCAGACTTCGTAAAGGAAAGGTTTGGAAGCAGAACCTTGTCAATCCTCGTTGCTTTAACCGGCACAGTGGCTGAGCTTCCCTACATAGCGCTACAAATAGTGGGAATGGAGGCAGTACTGGAAATGTTGTTTATAGGGCTGACTGGTAAGTCTCCAAGTGATATTATAGTAGAGTTATCCCTTTTGATATCCTTTATAGTCCTTGCTGCATTTACCTTTGCCAGCGGACTAAGAGGAGCCGTACTAACAGGAGTGTTCAAAGACGTACTTATATGGATATCAGTAATAATTCCAGTAGTTTACATAGCTGTTACTTTAGGCGGTTTCTCTTCAGCTATACATGATACAGCTTCGGGTCCGATAACTTCGTCCATGATAAATCACGCCCTTTCAGCTGCTCATGCAGATAAACCCATTCCTTATAATTACCTGATACCAAGTAAGGACTTAATTGCAGCTTACTTCTCTCTAGCCATAGGTAGCGCGTTTGCACTTTACTTGTATCCTCACGCTATAAACGGTTCTATGAGCGCAGAGGATCCTAAGAAGCTTAAGATAGGAACTGCATTATTGCCAATTTATGGAATAGGTCTTGCACTAATTACGCTATTCGGTCTTTTAATTTATGCAGTACCCGGGGCAATATCTCTAATATATACTAGCAAGGATGGTGCCTTGACAGTTCCCGCACTTATATCGTATACAATGCCTGACTGGTTTGTGGGTATTGCCCTACTAGGAATATTTATCGGCGGCTTAGTTCCGGCTTCAGTAATGGCAATAGCTGTTGCTAATTTATTCACTAGAAACGTTATAGGTGAATTCAAACAATTATCACCATCCAGCGAGGCTAGAGTAGCTAAATGGATATCTACTTTGTTCAAGTTCCTGGCTTTAGGCTTCGTCTTTACAGTCCCCGCTACATACGCTATTCAGTTACAATTGCTGGGCGGAATCTTCATTACTCAAACTTTACCATCTGTGTTTCTAGGCTTATTTACAAATAAATTAGAAAAGAATTCAACTATAGCAGGATGGGCTGGAGGAATAATATCAGGACTCATGTTGGTATTGTATGCAAACCACTTCAAGTCCTTATCTACTAGCCTCTTTGCTACTCCATTCGGTCTGATATACGCGGCCTTAATAGCCTTGGGAATAAATCTAGCTATAACCTTAGTAGGGACAGCCTTGGCAACAGCCATGGGATGGAGGCCAAAGGAGGACCAGTTAGAGAAGGAAATAGAGACAGAAACAAAGTAA